A genomic region of Plasmodium vivax chromosome 1, whole genome shotgun sequence contains the following coding sequences:
- a CDS encoding ribosomal protein S8e, putative (encoded by transcript PVX_087920A), whose protein sequence is MPQNDYIELHRKRYGYRFDYFEKSRKKEARKVHKEALKAKKLRGIKAKIYNKKKYTEKVNLKKTIKAHEPKHVKTNTKINDDNGLPSYLLDRTQVKGTKVLTNLLKQKRKSKAGKWELPIPKIQALNEAEMLRVVKSGKRRRKTWKRLIDKVSFVGNDFTRKNPKYERYIRPSSLRFKKANVYHSELKATFSLDILSVKVNPQSNLYTNLGVITKGTIIEVNVSELGLVTQSGKIIWAKFAQVTNNPELDGCINATLLV, encoded by the coding sequence ATGCCGCAGAACGACTACATCGAGCTGCACCGAAAGCGGTATGGCTACCGATTTGACTACTTCGAAAAGTCGCGAAAGAAGGAGGCGCGCAAGGTACACAAGGAGGCACTCAAGGCGAAGAAGCTGAGAGGAATAAAggcaaaaatttataacaagaaaaaatacacggAAAAAGTGAATctaaaaaaaactataaagGCCCATGAACCGAAGCACGTAAAGACgaacacaaaaataaatgatgaTAATGGATTGCCTTCCTACCTACTTGACAGAACCCAAGTGAAAGGAACCAAAGTGTTAACCAACCTACTTaagcagaagaggaagagcaaGGCAGGAAAATGGGAGTTGCCCATCCCGAAAATACAGGCCTTAAACGAAGCCGAAATGTTAAGAGTTGTAAAATCTggaaagaggagaagaaaaacgtGGAAAAGACTCATCGATAAAGTTTCTTTCGTTGGAAATGATTTTACGAGGAAGAATCCAAAATATGAGAGATACATCCGACCGAGTAGCTTACGTTTTAAGAAGGCCAACGTATATCACAGCGAATTGAAGGCCACCTTCTCTCTTGACATCCTAAGTGTTAAGGTGAATCCCCAGTCTAATTTGTATACCAACTTGGGCGTTATTACCAAGGGTACAATCATCGAGGTGAACGTCAGCGAATTAGGGCTCGTTACTCAGTCGGGGAAAATCATTTGGGCCAAATTCGCGCAGGTTACCAACAACCCAGAATTGGACGGCTGCATAAATGCGACTCTCCTCGTGTAG
- a CDS encoding hypothetical protein, conserved (encoded by transcript PVX_087925A), protein MENVFDNKKEPFVGMRVFSCAFGEDKVAHEGGEDDEQVALGGEGTNAEQVAHGGEGADNKSSSSGTQPDKQVADENLIKYLFNEQIKVKVGTVRFIGTLKNHPHPNTTFYGIEWDNKREGKNFGDFNSDVYFFPLHLLTRERAKRCYNVGDRPLEDHPLANRKLADRTSGIPAEESQKLVEELRSCKRHLKPCSFLPVEKIHVGLTFFQALHFRYTYFFTDSDLYVEDYQTKKTKRVQFNGITEARNYFQNFHQLTNITLNKYLIQTCGAHNNVAFHQLRSLSLCGNLLSQWKDIFEIVSLAKELSYLNVSDNKMEKLGLQSVRGSSPCGCPCGESEDKEGHHRGGTAEPGGGPPKCSHCMQDHLIRFEQIKELCVDNTMIDWEDVLILSFVFPNVEILSLKRNYLTSIRMRDVDLVNSPVLLQYVQRDRREGGAPPEEPSRLSLRDTAQQGGQGAPSVESNESANGKANVAMNVPANVSDVHTFRKLHKIVLNDNYLHDYEDLFWFIRQVKSIRAVFLKRNKFADRDDLVALAEGVCSGGGQKGNQGEEGNQYEEGNQNEEDREWEPREGDPPPDRLQRINERFSHLKELLLDENKIKSYKTLRDLFYAFYHLETLNYQRGKNKLKVKKDLRFVFVAILPMLKTLNRSHINKSERINSERFFISLYQKDDVVRVFNEPVLGCRHSDRLECLHYEALQDQPSADAAKGMQSNLINITIIPEFLNSKKYEIVKKKVNKHMNIKDLKYLCSRLYSVPLPKMQLFYTDENNPMCVEIVDSNSSLYTYGIDNNSKIKIKMEQ, encoded by the exons ATGGAAAACGTGTTCGACAACAAGAAGGAGCCGTTCGTCGGGATGCGCGTGTTCAGCTGCGCTTTTGGAGAGGATAAAGTGGCacacgaggggggggaagatgaTGAGCAGGTGGCCCTTGGCGGAGAGGGGACAAATGCCGAGCAGGTGGCCCACGGCGGGGAGGGGGCAGATAACAAGTCCAGCTCCTCCGGCACGCAGCCGGACAAGCAAGTGGCGGACGAAAACCTAATCAAGTACCTCTTCAACGAGCAGATAAAGGTAAAGGTAGGCACGGTGCGCTTCATCGGGACGCTCAAGAATCACCCGCACCCGAACACTACCTTTTACGGGATCGAATGGGAcaacaaaagggagggaaaGAACTTTGGGGATTTCAACAGCGACGTTTACTTCTTCCCGTTGCACCTGCTCACGAGGGAGAGAGCAAAGAGGTGCTACAATGTGGGAGACCGCCCCTTGGAAGATCACCCCTTGGCCAACCGCAAATTGGCCGACCGCACATCTGGCATACCGGCCGAGGAAAGCCAAAAACTTGTGGAGGAACTGCGCTCCTGCAAGAGGCACCTAAAGCCGTGCTCATTCCTGCcagtggaaaaaatacacgTAGGGTTGACCTTCTTTCAAGCCCTGCATTTTCGGTACACATATTTCTTCACCGATTCGGATCTCTACGTGGAGGATTACCAGACGAAGAAGACCAAGAGGGTTCAATTTAATGGAATAACTGAAGCGAGAAATTACTTCCAAAACTTCCATCAACTGACAAACATAACCCTAAACAAGTACCTCATACAGACCTGCGGGGCACATAACAACGTAGCGTTTCACCAGCTCCGCAGCTTGTCTCTCTGTGGGAACCTCCTCAGCCAGTGGAAGGACATCTTTGAGATTGTCAGCTTGGCGAAGGAGCTCTCCTACCTGAACGTGTCAGAcaataaaatggaaaagttgGGTCTCCAATCGGTTAGGGGCAGCTCTCCCTGTGGCTGCCCCTGTGGTGAGAGTGAAGATAAAGAGGGACACCACCGGGGAGGAACCGCCGAAccggggggggggcctcccAAATGCAGCCACTGCATGCAGGACCACCTAATCAGATTCGAACAGATTAAAGAGCTATGCGTTGACAACACGATGATCGACTGGGAAGACGTTCTAATTTTGTCGTTCGTTTTTCCCAACGTGGAGATACTGAGCTTGAAAAGGAACTACCTCACGAGCATCCGCATGAGGGACGTGGACCTGGTCAACTCGCCGGTGCTTCTCCAGTACGTCCAGCGGGACAGGCGTGAAGGGGGCGCTCCTCCCGAAGAGCCTAGTAGACTTTCACTTCGCGACACCGCGCAGCAAGGGGGGCAGGGCGCGCCCAGCGTGGAATCAAACGAGTCGGCGAATGGGAAAGCAAACGTGGCGATGAACGTGCCTGCAAACGTGTCAGACGTGCACACCTTTAGGAAGCTGCACAAAATCGTGCTCAACGATAACTACCTGCACGATTACGAAGACCTGTTTTGGTTCATCCGCCAGGTGAAATCCATTCGGGCGGTGTTCCTGAAGAGGAACAAATTCGCGGACAGGGACGACTTGGTGGCCCTTGCGGAGGGGGTGTGCTCAGGGGGGGGCCAAAAAGGCAATCAGGGTGAGGAGGGCAATCAGTACGAGGAGGGCaatcaaaatgaggaagaccGCGAATGGGAACCCCGCgaaggggaccccccccccgACCGACTCCAACGGATAAACGAAAGGTTCAGCCACCTGAAGGAGCTCCTGCTGGACGAAAACAAAATCAAGAGCTACAAAACTCTGAGAGATTTGTTCTACGCTTTTTACCACCTGGAGACGCTAAATTAccagagggggaaaaacaagttgaaggtgaagaaggaccTGCGGTTCGTATTCGTGGCCATCCTCCCCATGTTGAAGACGCTGAATCGGAGCCACATAAACAAGAGCGAACGCATAAACTCGGAGCGCTTCTTCATATCGCTTTACCAGAAGGACGACGTGGTCAGGGTGTTCAACGAGCCCGTGCTCGGCTGCCGCCACAGCGACCGTCTGGAGTGCCTGCACTACGAGGCTTTGCAGG ACCAACCCAGCGCCGACGCCGCCAAAGGCATGCAGAGCAACCTCATCAACATCACCATCATTCCCGAGTTTTtaaattccaaaaaatatgaaattgtaaagaaaaaggtcAACAAGCACATGAACATAAAGGATTTGAAGTACCTGTGCTCGCGCCTCTATTCCGTCCCCCTCCCCAAGATGCAGTTATTCTACACGGACGAG aACAACCCCATGTGCGTTGAAATTGTGGACAGCAACTCGAGTCTGTACACCTACGGAATTGACAACAACTCgaagataaaaattaaaatggagCAGTAG
- a CDS encoding hypothetical protein (encoded by transcript PVX_087930A) yields the protein MEERPTGLRSLPLTEKKGEAKRLTQSREDAPTEEDLEICFHLPNGETLTLKENGGIEVGHLKLKLSHLLGKPYQQIFLTYNNMAMLDPLSIIDVTGRANLQKIHIEVGYPD from the coding sequence ATGGAGGAACGCCCCACGGGTCTGAGGAGCCTCCCCCtgacggaaaaaaaaggcgaggCGAAGAGGCTAACGCAGTCCAGAGAGGACGCCCCCACAGAGGAAGACCTGGAGATATGTTTCCACCTGCCCAACGGAGAGACCCTCACACTAAAGGAAAACGGGGGCATAGAAGTTGGCCATTTGAAACTAAAACTGTCACACCTTTTGGGGAAGCCCTATCAGCAAATCTTCTTAACGTACAATAATATGGCCATGCTGGATCCCTTGTCTATAATAGACGTCACTGGGAGGGccaatttgcaaaaaattcaCATCGAGGTTGGCTACCCCGACTAG
- a CDS encoding DNA-directed RNA polymerase II 8.2 kDa polypeptide, putative (encoded by transcript PVX_087935A), producing the protein MIIPVRCFTCGKLIGNLWSLYEKKLEEGVSKCDALDELNLTRYCCRRMILTHADMMDKLLCYNIYERKL; encoded by the coding sequence ATGATCATCCCCGTGCGCTGCTTCACCTGCGGGAAGCTTATCGGAAACCTGTGGAGCCTATACGAAAAGAAGTTAGAAGAAGGAGTCTCCAAATGTGACGCCCTAGACGAACTCAATTTGACGAGGTACTGCTGCCGGAGGATGATCCTCACCCACGCGGACATGATGGACAAGCTCCTCTGCTATAACATTTATGAGAGGAAGTTGTAG
- a CDS encoding hypothetical protein, conserved (encoded by transcript PVX_087940A) — MNISIKESLEHVCKVFNFYGIDYITADLLRRGKCERNGKKKKKVITCYNFLINDLCLLYCFSFKRKFKPTYSAYVEKEISRVEQELFSGGKDASGGTTPGRTPSGADASRGRGDVGSTPRGGERTYGSDAGETDDTDDDDDDDGGDNFVEELGMDNAPYVDHLNIVSPMAVLLLEHFEYPRLFHLLKCHFQMCKELLLCIGFLIDCTKLFEHYDARQPFYESFFRELRCAGNPGGGRSASTRQRTNRMQEKTLDKTNEEGEEEGEDYFHVINEAMLLLSNRPYDLELFQYRHMYKFLHERGGSTRGVGDNQMRGPEHSESEHLKRRSTAMTSQMAAKRGSDPEGWSSPNGEAAPTEEELTLEEYVSYDYATYQENFIKRYGRSSGGVEDLTRRGSSTECASNRSSPSDDLRVVADDDVEMYIPQLTRNINTHCSQLIQLQRKITQRMNHMKHLDVNRLLLFHKFNALVSTYMEPHNAVVNVADVEDLSNSTQGKKCPERTRAMGSKNKRVNLMHNAMFTVHVDFERDRENVRNKLCGLETGANKANAFPRNGSGFAGGGASPRRGGHPLNGSNYVEEEPLDDVNYEQVLSDKVTLNEFFLLNDPPLYNRVCHVYKNGVNLFHVEQLRAVFWLWLQSIFPDGAAGEEEAESDDASASGDPGGASAPVDLFDLNNHKFFYDNVVPPAERGTLSIHVLSDLNNFEQNFKLLKEYLLDKGCTSGYNKVAAKAGGKTADSTNQLSRMTKYVNDLHEEFVAYCTYKKKAKDVSDEMFVSFLETKKNSMTISSSVEKEDYTNLASIVNRHLIGIDKILSYNPILNFTNVVEGIKSQSFIRTEVDVSRVDSQDWQDMYAFHRRKRGERSPPGEVSSNKTDHLPTSHSVSHAINFTTNSSYKINAKPKTYASSVFSYSDQFISNNDIYTFSENVCNSGREFAAFVRGKREKCRHNFHHALRKVERYMGCVAYNL; from the exons ATGAACATCTCAATCAAGGAGAGCCTAGAACACGTTTGCAAAGTGTTCAATTTCTATGGCATAGATTACATAACGGCGGATTTGCTTAGAAGAGGAAAATGCGaaagaaatgggaaaaaaaaaaagaaggtaaTTACTTGTTACAACTTCCTCATTAATGATTTGTGCCTACTCTACTGCTTCAGCTTTAAGAGGAAGTTCAAACCGACCTACAGCGCGTACGTAGAGAAGGAGATTTCCAGGGTGGAACAGGAGTTGTTCTCCGGGGGGAAAGACGCTTCGGGGGGTACCACACCGGGGAGAACCCCCTCAGGTGCAGACGCTTCACGTGGGAGAGGCGACGTGGGAAGCACCCCCCGGGGAGGAGAACGCACCTACGGGAGTGATGCAGGAGAAACAGACGACAcggatgatgatgatgatgacgacGGAGGAGACAACTTTGTGGAGGAACTAGGAATGGACAATGCCCCTTACGTGGACCACCTGAACATCGTGTCTCCCATGGCGGTGCTGCTACTTGAGCATTTTGAGTACCCCAGACTGTTTCACCTCCTCAAATGCCATTTTCAAATGTGTAAGGAGCTGCTCCTATGCATTGGGTTCCTAATTGACTGCACCAAATTGTTTGAGCATTATGATGCGCGGCAGCCGTTTTATGAGTCCTTCTTTCGGGAACTCAGATGCGCTGGCAACCCAGGGGGGGGTCGAAGCGCCTCCACCAGACAGAGAACCAACCGGATGCAGGAAAAGACGCTCGACAAGACAAacgaagaaggtgaagaagagggagaagattACTTTCACGTAATAAATGAAGCCATGCTGCTGCTTTCGAATCGGCCCTACGATTTGGAGCTCTTCCAGTATAGACACATGTATAAGTTTTTGCATGAGCGGGGGGGTAGTACCCGCGGGGTAGGAGACAATCAGATGAGGGGACCTGAACACAGCGAAAGTGAGCATTTAAAGAGGAGGAGCACCGCGATGACTTCGCAAATGGCTGCAAAGCGGGGGAGCGACCCCGAGGGGTGGAGCTCACCCAACGGGGAGGCAGCCCCCACGGAAGAGGAACTCACTTTGGAGGAGTATGTATCCTACGACTACGCAACGTATCAAGAGAATTTCATCAAACGGTATGGACGCAGTTCCGGAGGGGTGGAAGACCTCACGAGGAGGGGAAGTTCAACAGAATGTGCTTCCAACCGAAGCAGCCCAAGTGACGACTTGCGCGTCGTCGCCGATGATGATGTTGAGATGTACATCCCTCAGCTGACGAGAAATATTAATACACATTGCAGTCAGTTGATACAATTGCAAAGGAAAATAACTCAGCGTATGAACCATATGAAGCACTTGGATGTGAATAGACTCCTCCTGTTTCACAAATTCAACGCGCTGGTGAGTACCTACATGGAGCCACACAATGCCGTCGTTAACGTTGCAGACGTGGAAGACCTAAGCAACTCCACTCAAGGGAAGAAGTGCCCCGAGAGGACCAGAGCAATGGGcagtaaaaacaaaagagtGAACCTCATGCATAATGCCATGTTCACTGTGCATGTCGATTTTGAAAGGGATAGAGAAAATGTGAGGAATAAATTATGCGGGCTTGAAACGGGAGCAAACAAAGCGAATGCATTTCCTAGAAACGGAAGCGGCTTtgcaggagggggggcaTCCCCCCGTCGTGGCGGGCACCCCCTAAACGGGAGCAACTACGTAGAGGAAGAACCACTTGACGATGTGAACTACGAACAAGTGCTAAGCGACAAAGTGACCCTTAATGAGTTTTTCCTTCTAAACGATCCGCCACTGTACAATCGAGTCTGCCATGTGTATAAAAACGGGGTGAATCTTTTCCACGTGGAGCAACTACGCGCTGTCTTTTGGTTGTGGCTTCAGTCAATCTTCCCAGACGGTGCtgcgggggaggaagaggcggaAAGCGACGATGCCTCTGCCAGTGGAGACCCAGGGGGGGCATCCGCCCCCGTCGACCTCTTCGACCTGAACAACCATAAGTTCTTTTACGACAACGTCGTGCCGCCCGCCGAGCGGGGGACCCTCTCCATCCACGTGCTAAGC GACCTGAACAATTTCGAGCAGAACTTCAAACTGCTGAAGGAGTACCTCCTGGACAAGGGGTGCACGAGCGGGTACAACAAGGTGGCGGCCAAGGCTGGGGGCAAAACAGCAGACTCCACAAACCAACTTAGCAGAATGACCAAATACGTAAACGACCTGCATGAGGAATTCGTTGCGTACTGTACCTATAAGAAGAAGGCAAAGGACGTGAGCGACGAAATGTTCGTTAGCTTTCTCGAGACAAAGAAAAACAGCATGACCATCAGCTCCAGCGTCGAGAAGGAGGACTACACCAACCTGGCCAGCATCGTCAACAGGCACCTCATCGGCATAGATAAAATTCTAAGCTATaaccccattttgaatttcACCAACGTGGTTGAGGGGATTAAGAGCCAGAGCTTCATTCGGACGGAAGTGGATGTCTCCCGGGTGGACTCCCAAGACTGGCAAGATATGTACGCCTTCCACAGAAGAAAGCGCGGGGAACGCagcccccccggggaggtCAGCAGCAATAAAACCGACCACCTCCCCACCAGCCACTCAGTCAGCCACGCAATCAACTTCACGACGAACTCGagttacaaaataaatgcaaagcCGAAGACCTACGCGTCCTCCGTCTTTAGCTACTCAGATCAGTTCATTTCCAATAACGACATTTATACCTTCTCCGAAAACGTTTGCAATTCGGGGAGGGAGTTTGCCGCGTTTGTCCGggggaagagggagaagtgcAGGCACAACTTCCACCACGCCCTGCGCAAGGTGGAGCGCTACATGGGCTGCGTCGCCTACAACCTGTAG
- a CDS encoding p53-related protein kinase, putative (encoded by transcript PVX_087945A), producing the protein MEFSLISAGSDAKIYKCVFIGKEAVKKEIFRKYYRHKKIDAKIRKLRVSNEIKFTKKLASINIDVPILYFVDVNEKSLYLEYVQGCTINQILKNVKEYQPNVPKSIGRVLAKIHNGNVIHGDFTTSNLILRNSCLRDGCTIWDSSTGLPYQLDDADSIRLCVIDFGLSFLSASVEDKAVDLFVLLKAIKSFHSEFALLEEDILAGYQTKSNNFDEIKKKLEIVKQRGRKRPMVG; encoded by the exons ATGGAGTTCTCCCTCATATCAGCAGGATCCGATGCG AAAATCTACAAGTGCGTTTTCATCGGGAAGGAAGCAGTGAAGAAGGAGATCTTCCGAAAATATTATCGGCACAAAAAAATCGATGCGAAGATCCGAAAATTGAGAGTCTCTAACGAAatcaaatttacaaaaaagctAGCCAGCATAAACATAGATGTACCGATTCTCTACTTCGTTGATGTGAATGAGAAAAGCTTATATTTGGAATACGTCCAGGGGTGCACCATTAATCAGATTCTTAAGAATGTAAAAGAGTACCAACCCAATGTCCCCAAAAGCATAGGCAGAGTGCTAGCGAAAATACACAATGGGAATGTAATTCATGGGGACTTTACAACGTCTAACTTGATTTTGAGGAACTCCTGCCTTCGTGATGGATGCACCATTTGGGATTCCTCCACCGGGTTGCCTTACCAGCTGGACGACGCGGACTCGATACGCCTCTGCGTGATTGACTTCGGTCTGTCGTTTTTGTCCGCCTCGGTCGAG GACAAAGCGGTCGACCTGTTCGTCCTTCTGAAGGCCATCAAAAGTTTCCACAGCGAGTTCGCGCTCCTG GAGGAGGACATCCTCGCGGGGTACCAAACGAAATCGAACAACTT